Genomic DNA from Arthrobacter sp. B1I2:
CCGACGAGATCTACGAGAAGATCCTGTACGAGGACGCCGTCCATGTGAACCTTGCCAAGCTCACCGGCGACCATGTCCTGTGCCTGACGTTCAGCGGGCTGTCCAAGGCATACCGGGTCTGTGGGTACCGCGCCGGCTGGATGGCAATTTCCGGCCCCAAAAAGGACGCGGCAGACTACCTTGAAGGCATCAGCCTCCTGGCAAACATGCGCCTCTGCGCCAACGTTCCCGCCCAGCACGCCATCCAGACGGCGCTCGGGGGCTACCAGAGCATCAACGACCTGATCCTCCCGGGCGGACGGCTGCTGGAGCAGCGCAACAAAGCCTATGAAATGCTCAACGCCATCCCCGGCGTCAGCACGCAGCAGGCCCGCGGCGCCCTCTACCTGTTCCCGAAGCTGGACCCGGAGGTGTACCACATCAGGGATGACGAGAAGTTTGTCCTTGACCTCCTCAGGGATCAGAAAATCCTGGTCTCGCATGGCCGGGCCTTCAACTGGGTGCGCCCGGACCACTTCCGCATGGTGACGCTGCCCAATGTCAAGGACATCGAAGAAGCTGTCGGCCGAATGGGGGACTTCCTAAGCAGGTACCAGGGGAACTAGCCTGTGCTCACGGGCCCGCCGGTCCGTGCAACCTTGCGGAAAGGACTCCCATGGCCCGCGTCGTCGGCTTCGACCAGCATCCCTCCGAAACCCTGCGGGTCGGGAAGGGATTTTCCCTCGCAGGGGTGGATCCCGACTCAACGCCCGGATACAGCGGAAGCAAGGCCGACGGCCGCCTGCTGCTGGCCGAGATGGATGGCCAGCTCTCTGAGTTGCAGGAAAAGCTCTTTGCCGAATCACGCTTCGGCGGGACCAAACGGATCCTGCTGATCCTGCAGGCGATGGACACCGCAGGCAAGGGCGGCATCGTCAGCCATGTCATGGCTGCCATGGACCCGCAGGGCGTCCAGTTCAAGGCCTTCAAGGCGCCCACGGATGAGGAAAAGTCCTACGACTTCCTGTGGCGGATCGAAAAGGAAGTCCCGGCCGCGGGCATGGTGGGTGTGTTCGACCGTTCCCACTACGAGGACGTCCTGATCCACCGGGTCCACGGCTGGGCCACCCCGGACGAGATCAAGCGGCGCTACGTGGCAATCAACGAGTTCGAGGCCAGACTGTCAGACTCAGGGACGCATGTCCTCAAGGTGATGCTCCACATCAGCGGAGACGAGCAGAAGGAACGGCTGCTGGCCCGGCTGGACAATCCCGCAAAGCACTGGAAATACAACCGGGGCGACCTGGACGAACGCGCCTTCTGGGATGATTACATGAGCGCGTACCAGGCGGCGATCGACGAAACGAGCACGGCGACCGCGCCCTGGCACGTTGTTCCCGCCAATAAGAAATGGTTCGCCCGGATTGCGGTCCAGCAACTGCTGCTCGGCGCTTTGTCCGGCATGAACCTGAAGTGGCCGAAGGCCGAGTTCGATGTCGCCACGGAGCGGGACCTGGTGGCCCGCTCCTGACACCTGTTCCCCACGCGGCGGTGCTGTCGGTTTTAGCTCTTCCGGTGGATTAAAGTGGCTGGTCCCTGGCGGCTGCC
This window encodes:
- a CDS encoding polyphosphate kinase 2 family protein → MARVVGFDQHPSETLRVGKGFSLAGVDPDSTPGYSGSKADGRLLLAEMDGQLSELQEKLFAESRFGGTKRILLILQAMDTAGKGGIVSHVMAAMDPQGVQFKAFKAPTDEEKSYDFLWRIEKEVPAAGMVGVFDRSHYEDVLIHRVHGWATPDEIKRRYVAINEFEARLSDSGTHVLKVMLHISGDEQKERLLARLDNPAKHWKYNRGDLDERAFWDDYMSAYQAAIDETSTATAPWHVVPANKKWFARIAVQQLLLGALSGMNLKWPKAEFDVATERDLVARS